In Spiroplasma clarkii, the DNA window GAGGAATTTAGACAAAAAGAACTATTAATGCAGGCTGAAATAAATGAATTTAAAAAGCGAGAAATAATAATGCAAGACCAAATAAGTCAATTAAAACAAGAAATTATGGAGATTAAAAGCTTAATAAACTAATTTTTGTTTAAATACTCAATTATTAATTGAGTATTTTTTATTCTATATTAATTTGCCAATGAACTGACTGTAAATTATGGTGCTTTCATTCATAAACATTAAAAAAACCTAAAAAATTTTTGGGATTTAGTTGTTTTTTTCTTTAAGATATACTTATGAAACAAAAATTATTAAACAACATTAGTGAGTATATAACTTGAGATAATTATGAACAACAATACCATTTAAATGATGGGGTTGAACTGAATCCAACAAATATTTATTTAAAAAGATTGAGTGAATCTTTAGTGGAATCTAGGTCAAAAATTAAAACCACAAATGATGTTCTACTACAAGAGTATAAATATGCAGATAATATCAAACCAGTGATTGTAGAAAATGCAATTAATCGCTTAAATTGTATTAAAATGCAGATTTTTCATAGCATCAAAAATAAGAAGGGACAAAAAATAGTCTTTATCGAAGGGGAATGCACCAACAAAGACCATTTAGCTGCCACAAAAAGGTTTATTACTGAGATAAATAATTTTTGTTATAAATATGATATTAGTAAAATTATTTGTGATCAAACTTTGCTTTACTTAACAGAACAAGCTGAATTTATTGGTCATTTGGATTTAGTATTGTTCAATAAACAACACATTTACCAAATTGAATTAAAAACAAGTCGAGTTAATTATCTTGAAAAATACTGTGCTCAGGTTTTTTTAAATAGGTTACTCTTAGAAGATACTAACCAAATCAAAGTTTCAGAAAGTTTTATTTTGAACATTTTTGAGCAGCGCACTATTTTAAAATGTGATAGCTTAGACAAAAAAACAGAGCACAAAATTAGGTCTCTGTTAAGAACATCTTAGATGTTTGTTTCTAAAATTTAATGATTTTTGGGTACTTCTCTCTTAATTTAGTCTTTAAGGTTTCATAACCAAGCTCCTTATATTTGACTTGATAGCTTTTCACAGCTTGGTTGCGTACTTTGTTTTGTGAATTGATAGCAATTATGATAAAACCAATCAGAATAAAACATGACAAACCAACCAAGATTTTTAAACCAATATTCATACTGACTTTATTTTCAAGATAAATTCTGTCTGCTTTTGATTTGACCAATTCTTTTAATTCCTTAATTGCTCCAGGATCTGTTTCTTTGCGAAGTGCATCCCTTAGAAATGCCTCAATAAAGTAGAGTTGGAGAGCAGTCAACCCATAAAAAATAGTTAAATCTGCAATAGGTTCAGGTTGTTTAACAATTGGTCTAGGTTTTAATTCTGGTATGAATGCTGGTGGAACTTCAACCTCTTTTGGTTTAGGTTTAGGAATCTCAATATAGGTAATATTTTGATTTTGTACTGGAATTTCAACTTTTGGTGTAGTAATTACTGGTGGTGCTTGGGGAACCTCTTGTTGAACAGGTTTTGGCAGATCAATTACAGGCTTAACAGCAGGTGTAGCCACTGTTGGGCGAGGAGTTCTTTTTAAACTAACATTTAAATTTTCTCGCTTTGGTTGAGTTTTTGGGTCAAAATCAAGCTTTCTACCAGTGGCTTTCCAATCATTATCAATTAAATCTTCAATATTTGATTGTTTGTGATCTCCAACAAAGCTTGGATTGGGTTTTGGTGGTGATTTTGTAGCCTTTTTAACAAAAACTAAAGTATAGTTAGTTTCTCTTTCAGAAAGGCTTGATCCTTGTGCTTGAATTTGAATATTATCCTCTAAAAATAATTGTAAGAGCACATTCTTTAAAGTTGGATTAGCAATTAATGCACCAGGTAGTGTATTATAGAGTTGTTGCACACTAATAGTGAGACTTTTTTGAATAGCATTTAAGAGATCTTCTTTGGCCTGTTGGTACTGAACTGAATTGCGATCAGTTGTAAAATTTGGACCCACTGTATTGGTGATACCTCTTTCTTTTAAAGCATTACTGCGACAATAATCTGCTCATTGTAAGAAGTTTCTTGAATTACTTTCTCCTCAAATCATAATTTTTTCCTCCCTTTTTTGTTGTTATAAGATAATTATAATAAAAAATAAGGTATTATTTAAATGTATAGAAAAGAGTTTTTAATATGAATCAAATAAAGCCAATTGAATATGAAAGTATCATTGTTAAAGTGGTAGATGATGTTTATAAAAATTTTAAAGACAATTGTGGGAATGAGTTTGAAATACCAGATAATATGGATGAATTTTTCAAAAATAATCAAGAATTAAAAACCCGATCAGATTTAGATGCATTGGGAGTGGCTTTGGATAAAACCTTTAGTGATTGAAAACCAAATGATAACAATCTTGATAAATCAATTCTTTTAAATCATTTAATGTCTGTTTTACAAAGTGCAGTTATTGCTATCTTATCATTTGAAAGTTCATTAAAAAATGAAGCTTTACCAGTTGGAACTGTAACCACAAAAGTTGGTTTAGACTTAATTGTAGCTACTGCAGTCCAAATTGTTGGCCAAAAATCAATTGAACTTGTTAAAGGTTTTGATGAATTGGAATTAAAGAATGACCCTTTAATTATCTTTGATAAGTTAAATAAACTAGTTAATCAAATAAGTGAACTGCAAGCAGAAACTGCTTTTGCCAAATTAATGGATAATTTAATTGAATACATTAGAACCTTTCAAGTTTGTTATCAAAAACTATCAGAAGTTCAAACTGATGAGTTTACAGCTGCACGTATTAAAATGTTTATGCGTTATTTAGATACAAACTACTTGTTCATTTTTGCTCTAAGAATTGTGTTAACTTATCCATACCAAGAGGGGTTGATTGAACCTGAGGTTTTCAAAAATATTATCCCTAAAATAGAGCTATTCTAATTATTAGTGACTGTTTGATAAAAGTGCTGCACAAAACTTAGTGCTTTATTGGGATGTAAAGATTGCATGTTGAACTCAAGTTCAGCAAAATCACTACTAAAATTTAAGAAGAGATTATTACCATCAACTGTAATATAAATTAATTTTTGTAGTTGTTCACTTTCATCAGCAATTTCTTCTAGATTTAAGTTATACTCAATTACAAATTTTTTTAATGCCTTAATATGATTATTTTTAGTTTGGACCATAGCACTCCAAGAAACTTGATCTAATTCTTTTAAAAGTTTATTACGCTCAATCGTTAAATTTCAAGCTAATTCACCAAATTCATCACGTTGAGCATCAATTGCTTGAACTGCTGCTTGGGTTATAGCCACTGCTGCTAAGCGATTTGTTTCAACAGCCTCATTGGCTTGATTTAGGTCAAAATTTGTCAAATCATGTTCAGTTTCTGTAAAACTTAAATAGTTTTTAGCTGTTAGATTTTGCTTTAATCTTTCAAGTTCAGTTTTTGTTAAATTAGTTTGTAATTTCATAAAATTATCTCCATTTCTCTCTTATTTAACCACAGTAAATATGAAAAGAATTTGCAAAGGACCACATATAATAAGAAAAGCTATGTATGAGGTGCTTTAAAATAATCAAAAATTTGATATACTAATAATGTGGCTTAAAATATTTTAAAATATCTAAAAAGGAGGAAAAAAATGCTTGTTTCAAAAGATATTTTTAAAGAATATAGTAAAAATGCTGGTAATTTTGGAATCTCATTAACTGTTAATGATGGAGAAGTTTATGGAATTATGGGGCCAAATGGAGCTGGTAAATCGACTTTTATTAGACAAATTTTAGGTTTTATCAAGCCAGATAAAGGCGAAATTTTAGTTCATGGCTTAGCTCCATATAAGAATTCAGAAAAAATTATGGATTTTTGTGGTTATATCCCAGGAGAAATTGCACTGTATGATGGTTTAAGTGGACTGGAATATTTAAAAATAGCAGCAAAACTTAAAAGCAATATTGAATGAGAATTTGTTGAAAAACTAATAGATTTTTTTGGATTAGATGTAAAAAGGAAAATAAAAAAAATGTCTAGTGGTATGAAACAAAAAGTAGCAATTATTGCTGCTGTTGTGCATAAGCCAAAGTTTTTAGTGCTTGATGAACCAACAAGAGGTTTAGATGGTGCTGCCACTGAGCAATTTAAAGATTTAATTCTAAAATTTAAAAATGAATTTCAAACAACAATAATATTTTGCTCACATATTTTTGATGAGATATTAAAAACATGTGATCGAGTTGGTTTCATTAGTGAAGGTGTACTGGCTAGAGAGTTTGAGATAAATGATTCTAGCACAGATGAAATCCAAAAAGAGTTTATCAGGGTATTTAAAACAAAAGCTGTGGGGGAATTATTTGATGAAAATATTTAATGTCATTGCAAGTCATTTTAAAATTCACTGAAGATTAATTCTAACATTTTCAATAATTTGAACTGTTTTTATGCTAACAATGCTGCTACTTCCATTATTATCAAAAGGTTTTTCAATTGGTAATGGAGTTTTGTGAGAACGTCAAACAACAGAGGATAGTGGAAGTCATGGTAGAAACTTAGCAATGACTTCAATTTCTCTTTTACATAGTTTTTTATTTAATGGTCTAGGGATTGTTTTTTATGGGCTAACTGCAGTTATTTTTATTAATAAAATTCTATTAAAAGAACTGCATACTGGCCAAATTTCACTTTGATTAACTCAACCTATCTCAAAAGCAAAAATTCTCATTTCCAAAATATTATTTTTAATCTTAGTTTTAACAATTACTTATTTTCCGGCATATTTGATAATGATTATCATTTCAAGTCAAGCTGTTGATGTTAAGGAATTGATATTAAATGTTATTCTTGGGGGATTGCAAATCTATATTTTTATAATTATGTTAGCTTTGATTTTTGTAACAATTTCTTTGCTTCTATCTGAAAAAGCAATTGTTGCAAATGCAATTTTCACAATTTTATTATGTTACTTTGTTTTTATTTTTGCTCTACAAATTGTAGCATTGATCACTCAAATGAAAAGTAAAATTCTTGATGGTTTTTTAAATTATGGAGGTTTACACATCTTTATTACAAATGTGTTCCAATATAATGATGATTTAGATCCAATTGTTTTTGAAATTGGAAAACCAATTATCACTGATGATGGAATTTATACATATTGAATAGAAAGAACTCAAATGAAAGAAATTAATCAAGCCCTATATTGAACCTCAACAGTCTTAATGATGGGGATTACTCCAACACTTGGTTGAGTTTCAACAGTTCTATTCAAAAAAACTAGTTTTAATATTTAAAAGATTTGAAAACATTAGCACAGAAGAGATTCTTA includes these proteins:
- a CDS encoding ABC transporter ATP-binding protein; translated protein: MLVSKDIFKEYSKNAGNFGISLTVNDGEVYGIMGPNGAGKSTFIRQILGFIKPDKGEILVHGLAPYKNSEKIMDFCGYIPGEIALYDGLSGLEYLKIAAKLKSNIEWEFVEKLIDFFGLDVKRKIKKMSSGMKQKVAIIAAVVHKPKFLVLDEPTRGLDGAATEQFKDLILKFKNEFQTTIIFCSHIFDEILKTCDRVGFISEGVLAREFEINDSSTDEIQKEFIRVFKTKAVGELFDENI
- a CDS encoding ABC transporter permease produces the protein MKIFNVIASHFKIHWRLILTFSIIWTVFMLTMLLLPLLSKGFSIGNGVLWERQTTEDSGSHGRNLAMTSISLLHSFLFNGLGIVFYGLTAVIFINKILLKELHTGQISLWLTQPISKAKILISKILFLILVLTITYFPAYLIMIIISSQAVDVKELILNVILGGLQIYIFIIMLALIFVTISLLLSEKAIVANAIFTILLCYFVFIFALQIVALITQMKSKILDGFLNYGGLHIFITNVFQYNDDLDPIVFEIGKPIITDDGIYTYWIERTQMKEINQALYWTSTVLMMGITPTLGWVSTVLFKKTSFNI